In Anaerostipes hadrus ATCC 29173 = JCM 17467, a single genomic region encodes these proteins:
- a CDS encoding conjugal transfer protein: MKKIKSYTSIWSVEKVIYAINDFQLPFPLTFSQMAWFVVSLFVVILFGELPPFNMIDGAFLKYFGIPVAFTWFVSQKTFDGKKPFGFLKSCVSFFLRPKVTYAGKAIKLKNQKFNTSVTAVRSVMYVPD, from the coding sequence TTGAAGAAAATCAAAAGCTATACAAGCATATGGAGCGTGGAAAAAGTCATTTATGCAATCAACGATTTTCAACTCCCGTTCCCGCTCACATTCAGTCAGATGGCTTGGTTCGTGGTGTCGCTGTTTGTGGTGATTCTCTTTGGGGAGCTACCGCCCTTTAACATGATTGACGGTGCATTTCTCAAATACTTTGGAATCCCTGTGGCGTTCACTTGGTTTGTATCGCAAAAGACCTTTGACGGAAAAAAGCCTTTTGGATTCCTAAAATCCTGTGTGAGCTTTTTCCTCCGACCAAAAGTGACCTATGCAGGAAAAGCTATCAAACTGAAAAATCAGAAATTCAATACAAGCGTGACCGCAGTTAGGAGTGTGATGTATGTTCCCGATTAA
- a CDS encoding antirestriction protein ArdA, whose product MRIYIANLGKYNEGELVGAWFTPPVDYDEMAERIGLNDRYEEYAIHDYELPFEIDEYTPIEEVNRLCEMVEDLPEDIQDELSELLGYYSSLEDLCEHADDIIHYPDCDDMTDVAYYFIDECQSLGEIPDRIRSYIDYEAYGRDLDLEGRFVVTNHGVFECPY is encoded by the coding sequence ATGCGAATCTATATCGCCAATCTTGGGAAATACAACGAGGGTGAGCTTGTGGGTGCGTGGTTTACGCCGCCCGTTGATTATGACGAGATGGCAGAACGTATCGGCTTGAATGACAGATACGAAGAATACGCAATCCATGATTATGAGCTACCCTTTGAGATTGACGAGTACACACCCATTGAGGAAGTCAACCGCCTGTGTGAAATGGTGGAGGACTTACCAGAAGACATACAGGACGAATTATCGGAACTGCTAGGCTATTACAGCAGCTTGGAAGATTTGTGCGAACATGCAGACGATATTATCCATTATCCCGATTGTGACGATATGACAGACGTTGCCTATTACTTCATAGATGAATGTCAAAGTCTGGGTGAGATACCAGACAGAATCCGCAGTTACATAGACTATGAAGCCTACGGGCGTGACCTTGATTTAGAGGGGCGTTTTGTCGTCACTAATCATGGCGTGTTTGAATGTCCGTATTAA
- a CDS encoding antirestriction protein ArdA — protein MRIYLLNNTKPYREGDEEYSGAWFNCPVDFEEVREKIDVEHEEQIEIADYELPFDLHSDMPLWEINANCRMVLELEGTPIGNEMKAIQQKWFSSFEEFIDHKDEIRYYDVGDGAALAEYLIREEYVFGEIPHELLKHIDYHSYGSELEMDDRYLFTTSGVFRYQ, from the coding sequence ATGCGAATCTACCTGTTAAACAATACAAAACCGTATCGTGAGGGTGACGAAGAATATTCCGGTGCTTGGTTCAACTGCCCTGTGGACTTTGAGGAAGTCCGAGAAAAAATCGACGTAGAACATGAAGAACAGATTGAGATTGCAGACTATGAGCTGCCCTTTGACTTACACAGTGATATGCCACTTTGGGAAATCAACGCCAACTGCCGCATGGTGCTGGAATTGGAGGGTACGCCTATCGGCAATGAAATGAAAGCCATTCAGCAGAAATGGTTTTCCAGCTTCGAGGAATTTATCGACCACAAGGACGAGATACGCTACTATGATGTGGGTGACGGTGCAGCTCTGGCAGAATACCTTATCCGTGAAGAATATGTTTTTGGTGAGATTCCTCACGAACTATTGAAACATATCGACTATCACTCCTATGGTAGTGAGCTGGAAATGGACGACAGATACTTATTTACCACAAGCGGCGTATTCCGCTATCAGTAA
- the mobT gene encoding MobT family relaxase yields MTKSVTVTFLFRLEGLKLNDTDWINDFKEKRTQYGVSQNRLAVMAGISREYVSRIESGKVALTEEIKGKFTDALEKLNPENPLEMVLDYVRIRFPTQDVRHVVEDILQLKLDVMIHEDYGFYSYAEHYVLGDVFVLTSPDKEKGTLLELKGKGCRQMESYLLAQHRSWYDFLMDALVEGGVMKRLDLAINDMAGILDIPELTEKCNREECISVFRSFKSYRSGELVRSNEQDRYGMGNTLYIGSLKSEVYFCIYEKDYEQYVKYDIPIEDTKIKNRFEIRLKNERAYYAVRDLLTYHDAERTAFDIINRYMRFADKEVEKRRSEWQTNEKWAYFIGSDRGRLKLTTKPEPYTLTRTLNWISRQVAPTWKVLQKIDSTNGTTYLKDILDHAKLTERHKKLIEQQTTSTEEMITETEE; encoded by the coding sequence GTGACAAAATCGGTAACTGTCACATTTCTTTTTCGATTGGAGGGATTGAAACTGAATGATACCGATTGGATAAACGATTTTAAGGAAAAACGGACGCAGTACGGCGTTTCCCAGAATCGTCTTGCGGTCATGGCTGGTATCAGTCGTGAGTATGTCAGCAGGATTGAATCTGGAAAAGTAGCCTTGACAGAAGAAATCAAGGGGAAATTCACGGACGCTCTGGAAAAGCTGAATCCAGAGAATCCGTTGGAAATGGTCTTGGATTACGTCAGAATCCGATTCCCCACACAGGACGTTCGGCACGTTGTTGAAGATATTCTGCAATTAAAGCTGGATGTAATGATACATGAGGACTACGGATTCTACTCCTATGCGGAACATTATGTGCTTGGTGATGTGTTCGTGCTGACATCACCCGATAAAGAGAAAGGCACACTGCTGGAGCTGAAAGGCAAAGGCTGTCGACAGATGGAAAGTTATCTGCTGGCACAGCATAGGAGCTGGTATGACTTTCTCATGGACGCTCTGGTGGAAGGAGGTGTGATGAAACGTCTTGACCTTGCCATCAACGATATGGCAGGAATCTTGGATATTCCAGAGCTGACAGAGAAATGCAACCGTGAAGAATGTATTTCCGTATTCCGCAGCTTCAAGAGCTACCGCAGCGGTGAGCTGGTGAGAAGCAATGAACAGGACAGATACGGAATGGGAAATACGCTTTATATCGGTTCGCTCAAATCAGAGGTTTATTTCTGTATCTATGAAAAGGACTATGAGCAGTATGTGAAATACGATATACCCATTGAAGATACGAAAATCAAGAACCGTTTTGAAATTCGGCTGAAAAATGAGCGAGCCTATTATGCGGTGCGTGACCTGCTGACCTATCATGACGCAGAGCGTACCGCTTTTGACATTATCAACCGTTATATGCGGTTCGCTGACAAGGAGGTGGAGAAAAGACGCAGCGAATGGCAGACCAATGAGAAATGGGCGTACTTTATCGGCTCTGATCGTGGGCGTTTGAAACTGACGACCAAACCAGAGCCTTATACGCTCACTCGGACGCTCAACTGGATAAGCAGACAGGTAGCTCCCACTTGGAAAGTCTTACAGAAGATTGACAGTACCAACGGTACGACTTATCTCAAAGACATTTTAGACCATGCGAAGCTCACGGAGCGTCACAAAAAGCTGATTGAACAGCAGACAACTTCCACAGAGGAAATGATTACAGAAACGGAGGAATGA
- a CDS encoding FtsK/SpoIIIE domain-containing protein codes for MPQFNKRGNRIRASDKSLVFRFSSGSLLLLFLAVVMLLNLKTIITTDWKVISLFQDGSVHLTVTPYRIMTIVLAALVCVLATLFYRRFQYDRVKQLFHRQKLARMLLENGWYESESTQDSGFFKDLPATTKKEKITYFPKLYYHMEHGLLYIRTEITLGKYQDQLLHLEKKLETGLYCELVSKELKDSYVEYVLLYDTIANRITINEVQAEHGSLRLMKNVWWEYDKLPHMLIAGGTGGGKTYFILTIIEALLRSNAVMYILDPKNADLADLSVVMPEVWYKKDDITACIDRFYDGMMARSEAMKLMENYRTGENYAYLGLSPHFLIFDEYVAFMEMLTTKENAAVLNKLKQIVMLGRQAGYFLILACQRPDAKYLGDGIRDQFNFRVALGRMSELGYSMMFGEVDKDFFLKQIKGRGYVDTGNSVISEFYTPLVPKGHDFLKEIGRLSQNRQDGQAACEAKDAGTD; via the coding sequence ATGCCACAATTCAATAAACGTGGGAATCGTATCAGAGCCAGTGACAAATCGCTGGTTTTTCGTTTCTCGTCTGGTTCGTTGCTCCTGCTGTTCCTTGCGGTGGTTATGCTGCTGAACCTAAAAACAATCATCACTACGGACTGGAAAGTAATCTCGCTTTTTCAAGATGGCAGTGTCCATCTGACGGTCACACCATATAGGATAATGACTATCGTTTTGGCAGCTTTGGTCTGTGTACTGGCTACCCTTTTCTATCGCAGATTCCAGTATGACAGAGTGAAACAGCTCTTTCACCGTCAAAAGCTGGCTCGTATGCTGTTGGAAAATGGCTGGTATGAATCGGAATCCACACAGGATAGCGGATTCTTCAAGGACTTGCCAGCTACTACTAAAAAAGAGAAAATCACCTATTTTCCAAAACTGTATTACCATATGGAGCATGGACTTTTATATATCCGTACGGAAATTACATTAGGGAAATATCAAGACCAGCTTTTACACTTGGAAAAGAAGCTGGAAACAGGCTTATACTGTGAGCTGGTTTCCAAAGAATTGAAAGACAGCTATGTGGAATATGTGCTGCTCTATGATACGATTGCGAACAGAATCACTATCAATGAGGTACAGGCTGAACATGGCAGCTTGCGTCTGATGAAAAATGTCTGGTGGGAGTATGACAAGCTCCCACATATGCTAATTGCTGGCGGCACTGGTGGTGGTAAAACCTACTTTATCCTTACTATCATTGAAGCTCTGCTCCGCAGCAATGCGGTCATGTATATTTTAGACCCAAAGAACGCCGACCTTGCGGATTTGTCCGTTGTCATGCCGGAAGTCTGGTACAAGAAAGACGATATAACCGCCTGTATTGACAGGTTCTATGACGGTATGATGGCAAGAAGTGAAGCAATGAAGCTCATGGAGAATTACAGGACAGGTGAAAACTATGCCTATTTAGGACTATCGCCCCACTTCCTTATTTTTGATGAATATGTGGCGTTCATGGAAATGCTCACCACAAAGGAAAATGCTGCTGTCCTTAACAAGCTGAAACAGATAGTCATGCTCGGACGACAGGCAGGATATTTTCTCATTCTCGCCTGTCAGCGTCCAGACGCAAAGTATCTCGGTGATGGAATCCGTGACCAGTTCAATTTCCGTGTGGCTCTTGGGCGTATGTCGGAGCTTGGGTACAGTATGATGTTCGGTGAAGTAGACAAGGACTTTTTCTTGAAGCAGATTAAAGGGCGTGGCTATGTTGATACGGGAAACAGTGTCATATCCGAGTTTTACACTCCCCTTGTACCCAAAGGACATGACTTTTTAAAAGAGATAGGAAGATTGTCACAAAACAGGCAGGACGGACAGGCGGCGTGCGAAGCGAAAGACGCAGGTACGGACTAG
- a CDS encoding YdcP family protein, producing the protein MRLANGIIIDKEKTFGVLKFSALRREVHIQNEDGTVSEEIKERTYDLKCKEQGRMIQVSIPASVPLKEFDYNTEVEIINPVADTVATATFQGADVDWYIKADDIVLKNKNGQPAGNNHAPNNPQQPQHKK; encoded by the coding sequence ATGAGATTAGCAAACGGAATCATTATAGACAAGGAAAAGACTTTCGGAGTATTGAAATTCTCTGCATTAAGACGAGAGGTACATATTCAAAATGAGGACGGTACGGTTTCTGAAGAAATTAAAGAACGTACCTACGATTTGAAGTGTAAGGAGCAAGGACGCATGATTCAGGTGAGTATTCCGGCTTCTGTTCCGTTAAAGGAATTTGACTACAACACAGAGGTGGAAATCATCAATCCTGTAGCTGATACGGTGGCAACCGCTACATTTCAAGGTGCAGACGTTGACTGGTATATCAAAGCAGATGATATTGTCTTGAAGAATAAGAACGGTCAGCCAGCCGGAAATAACCACGCTCCCAACAATCCGCAGCAGCCACAGCATAAAAAATAA
- a CDS encoding YdcP family protein, translating to MELKHVIPNMEKTFGNLEFAGENKVEQRRINGRMTVVSRSFNLYSDVQRADDIIVVLPASAGEKNFESEEKVKLINPKITAEGYKIGTRGFTNYILSADDMVKA from the coding sequence ATGGAATTAAAACACGTTATCCCAAACATGGAAAAGACATTCGGGAATTTGGAGTTTGCAGGTGAGAATAAGGTGGAACAGCGTAGGATCAACGGACGTATGACGGTCGTTTCCCGTAGCTTCAACCTTTATTCGGATGTACAGAGGGCAGATGATATTATCGTGGTGCTGCCCGCTTCTGCTGGTGAGAAGAACTTTGAATCAGAGGAAAAAGTGAAACTTATCAATCCTAAAATCACCGCAGAGGGTTATAAAATCGGCACAAGAGGATTCACGAACTATATCCTGTCAGCAGACGATATGGTGAAAGCATAA
- a CDS encoding VaFE repeat-containing surface-anchored protein, which produces MNKILKRLLTGVLTLATVFTALPTTAVHAAETQYWTESEERVGIVEKVMNDGSIGSTFNEGHMTVEGEDAYCIDINTGFKNGYKTRSDASTRMTADQIEDVALSLEYVKQYTKSHTGLSSQHAYLLRQLVVWQRLSVHLGWSCDNVRASYDEISKSVQDEVFAGAKAFVRENKGRYDCYGYIYTGEGQDLGQFFAELAVGNGKIQKSSSNTTVTNGNDCYSLSGATYGVYSDKGCTKSVAILTTNANGNTDTVELRAATYYVKETKAPKGFQLDKNVYTMTVKVNETTTLKVSDKPKVTDTLVELFKIDMEISKATPQGNASLEGAEFVWKYYDGYYTKDNLPSEPTRTWTTKTIAEKDSNNEVHYITRLADSYKVLGDSFYTQNGTICLPLGTITVEEKTAPNGYLLEGAYMQAAGSSEQIKGVYVAQITEDGELAALSGSNQYSVLDKVIRGGVKIQKRDLETKDTKAQGGATLKDTAFEIISLNDNAVLVNGKLYNKNEVVKTIHTGVDGIATTAADTLPYGKYHIEESNAPEGYLTDGAKPIEFEITEDGKIVDLTDEAHSIYNQIKRGDIEGVKIGAGTHKRLANVPFRITGKTTGESHIIVTDANGQLSTSSDWVSHKQNTNAGKTSEDGIWFGTSTPDDSKGALLYDTYTIEELRCDSNKGMTLIPAFDVVVSRNKVVVDLGTLTDEYEPEITIHTTATDKVTGEKSIVAGKNVTIVDTVTLDGLTKGTKYQLKGWQMVKSENAQLLIDGQPVESNYTFTAKKSEMEVEVSYTFNASALGGKDLVTFEELYDLSNPDEPIKVAEHKDIEDEGQTVTIEERVIEIHTNAVDKATGEKMIVAGKEVTVIDTVTLDGLEKGTTYQLKGWQMVKSENAQLLIGGEPVESDYTFTAKDSSMEVQIAFTFNASELAGKDLVTFEELYDLSNPDEPTKVAEHKDIEDEGQTVTITERIITMHTIATDKATGEKTIEVDDKVTIVDTVTLDGLEKGVKYTLKGWEMVKSENAELLANGKRVENDLTFTATDTKMEVQIEFTFNASELAGKELVTFEELYDVTNPDEPIKVAEHKDIKDEGQTVTIKEKPESPTTPDEPSTPTKASTSPKTGDNTPFAALFAMMGISAAGLIFACYKRFRRVKKSK; this is translated from the coding sequence ATGAATAAGATATTGAAACGATTGCTTACAGGTGTTCTTACTCTCGCAACCGTCTTTACTGCTCTACCCACAACTGCTGTCCATGCTGCGGAAACACAATACTGGACAGAATCGGAGGAACGTGTCGGCATTGTTGAGAAAGTAATGAATGATGGTTCTATCGGCTCTACATTTAATGAGGGGCATATGACCGTTGAGGGCGAGGACGCTTATTGTATCGACATCAACACAGGCTTTAAGAATGGATATAAGACCAGAAGTGACGCAAGTACACGCATGACTGCTGACCAGATAGAGGACGTTGCTTTATCTCTTGAATACGTCAAACAGTACACGAAAAGCCATACAGGATTGAGCAGCCAGCACGCCTACCTTTTAAGACAGCTTGTAGTCTGGCAGAGATTGAGCGTCCATCTTGGGTGGAGCTGTGACAATGTACGAGCTTCCTATGATGAAATCTCAAAATCCGTGCAAGATGAAGTATTCGCCGGAGCGAAAGCCTTTGTAAGAGAAAATAAAGGACGCTATGACTGTTACGGTTATATCTACACTGGTGAGGGGCAGGATTTAGGACAGTTCTTCGCAGAGCTGGCTGTCGGCAATGGCAAGATTCAGAAATCTTCCAGTAATACCACAGTCACAAACGGGAATGACTGCTATTCTCTCTCTGGTGCGACTTATGGTGTCTATTCTGATAAAGGCTGCACGAAATCTGTTGCCATACTTACGACAAATGCCAATGGTAATACGGACACTGTGGAATTAAGAGCTGCGACATACTATGTGAAAGAAACGAAAGCTCCAAAGGGATTCCAGTTAGATAAGAACGTCTATACTATGACGGTCAAGGTTAATGAAACTACGACTTTAAAAGTCAGCGACAAACCAAAAGTCACTGACACTTTGGTTGAGCTTTTCAAGATTGATATGGAAATTTCCAAAGCTACGCCACAGGGTAACGCTTCTTTAGAGGGTGCGGAGTTCGTCTGGAAGTATTATGACGGTTACTATACAAAAGACAATCTTCCATCAGAACCAACACGCACATGGACGACAAAGACAATCGCTGAAAAAGACAGCAACAATGAAGTCCATTACATCACAAGATTAGCCGATTCCTACAAGGTATTGGGTGACAGCTTCTATACACAGAATGGTACTATCTGCTTGCCGCTTGGTACTATCACTGTAGAAGAAAAGACAGCTCCAAACGGTTACTTATTGGAGGGTGCTTATATGCAGGCTGCCGGAAGTTCTGAACAGATAAAAGGTGTCTATGTGGCACAGATTACAGAAGATGGTGAGCTTGCAGCGTTAAGCGGCAGCAACCAGTATTCCGTATTAGACAAGGTTATCCGTGGCGGTGTCAAAATCCAGAAACGTGACCTTGAAACCAAAGATACAAAAGCACAAGGCGGTGCGACTTTGAAAGATACTGCCTTTGAAATCATTTCCTTAAATGATAACGCTGTCTTGGTAAATGGCAAGTTATACAACAAGAATGAAGTCGTCAAAACAATCCATACTGGCGTTGACGGTATCGCTACAACTGCCGCCGATACATTACCATACGGAAAATACCATATTGAGGAAAGCAACGCCCCAGAGGGATATTTGACGGACGGTGCAAAACCGATTGAATTTGAAATCACAGAAGATGGAAAAATCGTGGATTTAACAGATGAAGCACATTCCATCTACAACCAGATTAAGCGTGGAGATATTGAGGGTGTAAAAATCGGTGCTGGCACTCACAAGCGACTTGCGAATGTTCCCTTTAGGATCACAGGCAAGACGACTGGTGAGAGCCATATCATTGTGACAGACGCAAATGGTCAGCTTTCCACTTCCTCTGATTGGGTATCTCATAAGCAGAATACCAACGCCGGAAAGACCAGTGAGGACGGTATCTGGTTCGGTACTTCCACACCAGACGACAGCAAAGGTGCATTGCTCTATGATACTTACACAATCGAAGAATTACGCTGCGATTCCAACAAGGGAATGACGCTAATTCCGGCATTTGATGTAGTGGTGTCAAGAAATAAAGTAGTCGTGGATTTAGGTACGCTTACAGATGAATACGAGCCAGAAATCACTATCCATACGACTGCCACAGATAAGGTGACAGGTGAAAAATCAATCGTTGCTGGAAAGAACGTGACTATCGTTGATACTGTGACTTTAGATGGTTTGACAAAAGGCACAAAATATCAGTTGAAAGGCTGGCAAATGGTGAAGTCTGAAAACGCACAGCTTTTGATTGACGGTCAACCTGTGGAAAGTAATTACACATTCACTGCGAAAAAATCAGAAATGGAAGTTGAGGTTTCCTATACGTTCAATGCTTCTGCTCTTGGCGGAAAAGACCTTGTGACATTCGAGGAATTGTACGACTTATCCAATCCAGACGAGCCTATCAAAGTGGCAGAACACAAGGACATTGAGGATGAGGGGCAGACCGTGACTATCGAAGAACGAGTGATTGAAATTCATACCAACGCTGTCGACAAAGCCACAGGTGAAAAGATGATTGTTGCTGGTAAAGAGGTAACTGTCATTGATACGGTCACTTTAGATGGCTTGGAAAAAGGTACAACCTATCAGCTCAAAGGCTGGCAGATGGTGAAGTCTGAAAACGCACAGCTTTTGATTGGCGGTGAACCTGTAGAAAGTGACTATACCTTTACTGCAAAAGATTCTAGCATGGAAGTCCAGATTGCCTTTACATTCAATGCCAGTGAGCTTGCAGGAAAAGACCTAGTAACATTCGAGGAATTATACGATTTATCCAATCCAGACGAGCCTACAAAGGTGGCAGAACACAAGGACATTGAGGACGAAGGGCAAACAGTGACGATTACGGAACGTATCATCACTATGCACACAATCGCTACCGATAAGGCAACAGGTGAAAAGACGATTGAAGTAGACGACAAAGTAACTATCGTTGATACGGTCACTTTAGACGGTTTGGAAAAAGGCGTGAAATACACTCTTAAAGGTTGGGAAATGGTGAAGTCTGAAAATGCTGAACTTCTGGCGAATGGTAAACGTGTGGAAAATGACCTTACTTTTACCGCTACTGACACGAAGATGGAAGTTCAGATTGAATTTACATTCAATGCCAGTGAGCTTGCAGGTAAGGAGCTTGTTACTTTTGAAGAATTATATGACGTAACCAATCCAGACGAGCCTATCAAAGTGGCTGAACATAAGGACATCAAAGATGAGGGGCAGACTGTAACAATCAAAGAGAAACCAGAATCCCCTACCACACCAGATGAACCTAGCACACCAACTAAGGCAAGCACATCACCAAAGACAGGTGACAATACGCCATTTGCCGCATTATTCGCCATGATGGGGATTTCCGCTGCTGGTCTTATCTTTGCATGTTATAAGAGATTCCGCAGAGTAAAAAAGTCTAAATAA
- a CDS encoding Fic family protein, giving the protein MENETYMKRLKDRLQIEFKKQDRSGVYGYTQRSMAYNSNRIEGSTLTEKQTASMFETGTLYVDDPDMIFRTKDIEEMNGHFKMFNYVMKCMEKPLSEDIIKNMHKNLKEGVFEDRAIGYAIGGWKKRANRVSDIQTALPQEVPEKIHQLLEKYHNAEKITLYDIAKFHAQFENIHPFQDGNVPLRYQQQIAA; this is encoded by the coding sequence ATGGAAAATGAAACATATATGAAACGATTAAAAGACAGACTGCAAATAGAATTTAAAAAACAGGATCGAAGCGGAGTATACGGTTATACACAGAGGAGTATGGCGTATAATTCCAATCGAATTGAAGGAAGTACCTTAACAGAGAAACAGACAGCAAGTATGTTTGAAACAGGAACTTTATATGTGGATGATCCAGACATGATTTTTCGAACAAAAGATATAGAAGAAATGAATGGTCATTTCAAAATGTTTAATTATGTAATGAAATGTATGGAAAAACCTTTGTCAGAAGATATCATAAAAAATATGCATAAAAATTTAAAGGAAGGTGTTTTTGAAGATCGAGCAATTGGATATGCAATTGGTGGGTGGAAAAAGCGTGCAAACAGAGTCAGTGATATCCAGACAGCATTGCCACAAGAGGTTCCAGAAAAGATTCATCAGTTATTAGAAAAGTATCATAACGCAGAGAAAATTACATTATACGATATTGCTAAATTTCATGCACAGTTTGAGAATATTCACCCATTTCAGGATGGTAATGTACCATTGAGATACCAACAACAAATAGCGGCATAA
- a CDS encoding AAA family ATPase encodes MNDQFIQGVIFDWNKIDDDSYLKQIEALKNIERLEFKNSINFFVGENGSGKSTLLEAIAIAHGFNPEGGTKNYVFSTHDTHSELCNAIRIVKGYRKEKWGYFLRAESFYNVATKEEEYGGIDSARYHERSHGEGFLALAQNNLQPNGLYLFDEPEAALSPQRQLTLLMEIYKCARKGAQFFIVTHSPILLGIPDADIYCFDDGRIHLCEYEETESYQITEMFINNREVLLDRLLKE; translated from the coding sequence ATGAATGATCAGTTTATACAAGGCGTAATATTTGACTGGAATAAAATAGATGATGACAGTTATCTAAAACAAATAGAAGCATTAAAAAATATTGAAAGGCTAGAATTTAAAAATTCAATCAATTTCTTCGTTGGAGAAAATGGAAGTGGAAAGTCCACCTTATTAGAAGCAATTGCCATAGCTCATGGATTCAATCCAGAAGGCGGAACGAAAAACTATGTATTTTCTACGCATGATACACATTCTGAATTATGTAATGCCATCAGAATTGTAAAAGGATATCGGAAGGAAAAGTGGGGATATTTTCTTAGAGCAGAAAGTTTCTATAATGTTGCAACGAAGGAAGAAGAATATGGTGGAATAGATTCAGCCAGATATCATGAGAGATCACACGGAGAAGGTTTCTTGGCATTAGCACAAAATAATCTACAGCCCAATGGATTGTATCTTTTTGATGAGCCAGAAGCGGCATTATCACCACAAAGACAATTAACATTATTAATGGAGATATATAAATGTGCAAGAAAAGGAGCACAGTTCTTTATTGTTACACATTCACCGATTTTACTAGGAATTCCAGACGCTGACATTTATTGTTTTGATGATGGTAGGATTCATTTATGTGAGTATGAGGAGACGGAAAGTTATCAGATTACGGAGATGTTTATAAATAATCGGGAAGTATTATTGGATAGACTTCTAAAAGAATAG